In a genomic window of Zingiber officinale cultivar Zhangliang chromosome 9B, Zo_v1.1, whole genome shotgun sequence:
- the LOC122023251 gene encoding uncharacterized protein LOC122023251, with the protein MDNNIEGSSNLSSSSSDDDNYAESFGARQQLIAQRRDGLGRIGLSSLQKITTAFRILAYGAPANDTDEYIKIGESTTIESVKRFCRAVVEVFGGQYLRSPNAHDVARLLHIGELRGFPGSNNDINELESSHLFANLATGITIPARYVIQGKEYNMGYYLADDECNLNAPIVELFEVPTPDVEPAIDDGSRFEEFLARYRQIKNKEAHIALRNALIEHLWEQYSNSES; encoded by the exons ATGGATAACAATATTGAAGGTTCATCAAATTTATCATCTTCAAGCTCTGATGATGATAACTATGCAGAAAGTTTTGGTGCAAGGCAACAACTGATCGCTCAG AGAAGAGATGGGCTTGGAAGAATTGGTTTGTCAAGCTTGCAAAAAATAACAACTGCATTTCGGATATTAGCGTACGGTGCACCAGCAAATGATACTGATGAGTATATTAAAATAGGGGAATCAACTACTATTGAAAGTGTGAAACGATTTTGTCGTGCTGTTGTTGAAGTTTTTGGAGGGCAGTACCTACGATCTCCAAATGCTCACGATGTTGCTAGGCTACTTCATATTGGTGAGCTACGAGGTTTTCCAG GATCGAACAATgatattaatgaacttgagtctTCTCATCTTTTTGCTAATCTTGCTACAGGTATTACAATTCCTGCTCGTTATGTCATTCAAGGAAAAGAGTACAATATGGGTTACTATTTAGCTGATG ATGAATGTAATTTAAATGCACCAATCGTGGAACTCTTTGAGGTGCCGACTCCAGATGTTGAGCCCGCAATAGATGATGGTAGTCGATTTGAAGAGTTTCTAGCTCGATACAGACAAATCAAAAACAAAGAAGCTCATATTGCCCTTCGAAATGCATTAATTGAGCATTTATGGGAACAATATAGTAATTCTGAAAGTTAA
- the LOC122022322 gene encoding pentatricopeptide repeat-containing protein At1g09220, mitochondrial-like has translation MHLVCNAKPLFSSTAFRASTCAAAAAPPCRLTATTTSDHTENLLLSALLSRRFARGPSLQVHSLLLTTALHRNHIGAAGIRVWNTLLRHYALGCFPEEAILLYKQMEQLCCRPLPTDTFTFSFLIKACANLSLPCTGRQFHGLSLKKGLCSDIYVDTALVNMYSTCGSLLEAQRVFDGMPHRNSVSWNAMLTGFACWGELASARSLFEQMPHRNVISWTGLIDGYTRACRPLDALSLLGQMMAEGIMPTEITVLAVAPAISNLGAVLNVETLHAHCDKCGLCLLDIRVQNSLIDMYAKCGSIESSFKFFEHIGSRRNAVSWTSIITGFAAHGMANEAVKLFDEMLRANVRPTRVTFLSMLNACNHGGLVEAGLRFFMAMVYEYRIEPETKHYGCLIDLLGRAGRLKEAEDVIAGMPVEVNVVVWRTLLGGCSKHGEVDIGKRVMRRILELEGGYSGDYVVLSNMLIEAGRFDEAEDVRKMMDERNVVKIPGVSLIS, from the coding sequence ATGCACCTCGTGTGCAATGCCAAGCCACTCTTCTCCTCGACAGCATTCCGCGCGTCAACCTGCGCCGCCGCCGCTGCTCCGCCGTGCCGCCTCACAGCAACAACCACGTCCGACCACACAGAAAACCTCCTTCTCTCCGCTCTTCTGAGCCGCCGTTTCGCCCGAGGCCCTTCGCTCCAAGTTCACTCCCTACTCCTCACCACCGCTCTCCACCGCAACCACATCGGCGCCGCCGGTATCAGAGTCTGGAACACCCTATTACGCCACTACGCGCTGGGATGCTTCCCCGAAGAGGCCATCCTCCTCTACAAGCAAATGGAGCAGCTCTGCTGCCGCCCCCTCCCCACCGACACCTTCACATTCTCCTTCCTCATCAAGGCCTGCGCTAATCTATCGCTCCCGTGCACTGGTAGACAGTTCCATGGCCTCTCACTGAAGAAAGGTTTGTGCTCCGACATCTATGTCGATACAGCTCTCGTCAATATGTATTCCACCTGTGGATCCTTGCTTGAGGCACAGAGAGTGTTCGACGGAATGCCGCACCGGAACTCTGTTTCTTGGAACGCCATGCTGACCGGTTTTGCATGCTGGGGCGAGCTTGCCTCTGCTCGATCGTTGTTTGAGCAAATGCCTCACAGGAATGTGATCTCCTGGACCGGCTTGATCGACGGGTATACCCGTGCTTGCAGGCCGCTCGACGCTTTGTCTCTGCTTGGGCAGATGATGGCGGAAGGCATCATGCCAACAGAGATTACAGTGTTGGCCGTAGCCCCTGCAATCTCCAACCTCGGAGCCGTCCTCAATGTCGAAACATTGCACGCTCACTGTGACAAATGTGGCCTCTGTTTGTTAGACATTCGGGTGCAGAATTCCCTGATCGACATGTATGCTAAATGCGGCTCCATCGAGAGCTCGTTCAAGTTCTTCGAGCACATTGGCAGCCGGAGGAACGCAGTCTCGTGGACCTCGATCATCACCGGATTCGCAGCGCACGGGATGGCGAATGAGGCGGTGAAACTGTTTGACGAAATGCTCCGCGCAAATGTTAGGCCGACTCGGGTGACATTCTTGAGCATGTTGAATGCTTGCAACCACGGAGGCCTAGTGGAAGCAGGATTGAGATTCTTCATGGCCATGGTGTACGAGTACCGCATTGAGCCGGAGACGAAGCACTACGGCTGCTTGATAGACCTTTTGGGAAGGGCAGGCAGGTTGAAAGAGGCAGAGGATGTGATTGCAGGCATGCCAGTGGAAGTTAACGTGGTTGTGTGGAGGACCCTTCTTGGTGGCTGCAGCAAGCACGGCGAGGTAGACATCGGCAAGAGGGTGATGAGGAGGATACTGGAATTGGAGGGTGGTTACAGTGGAGACTATGTCGTGTTGTCCAACATGCTCATCGAGGCGGGAAGGTTCGATGAGGCAGAGGATGTGAGGAAGATGATGGATGAAAGGAACGTCGTAAAGATTCCCGGTGTCAGTTTGATTTCTTGA
- the LOC122024276 gene encoding mitochondrial zinc maintenance protein 1, mitochondrial-like, producing the protein MVPAGAEALAAYRGLLRATRKTFAGDTLMLSASAVEIRQKFEENRGVAAEAEVKRLLDEAREASHFISHMIVQAKLGSSGGFVVKPTEEHAGATMEIASEELLAKTEKGKGCG; encoded by the exons ATGGTGCCGGCGGGAGCGGAGGCGCTGGCGGCGTACCGGGGGCTGCTACGGGCAACGCGGAAGACCTTCGCTGGGGACACCTTGATGCTATCTGCCTCGGCGGTGGAGATCCGGCAGAAGTTCGAGGAGAACCGCGGCGTAGCGGCGGAGGCGGAGGTGAAGCGCCTCCTCGACGAGGCCAGAGAAGCCTCCCACTTCATCTCCCATATGATCGTGCAGGCCAAGCTCGGCTCCTCCGGTGGCTTCG TTGTTAAACCTACGGAAGAACATGCTGGAGCAACAATGGAGATTGCCTCAGAAGAACTTCTGGCCAAGACGGAGAAAGGTAAAGGTTGTGGCTGA